CGTGAACGTACGCCGCGCCGCAGCGGCCCCCCGGCGGTCGGGCGACTCTCCTCGGTGGTCGAGCGAAGTCGAGACCACGCCAGACCCGGGGTGGTCGGGCGACTCTCCTCGGTGGTCGAGCGAAGTCGAGACCACGCCGGTTAGGGTCGAGTCGACGTCGTCGCGAGGGGAGACAGCATGAGCGCGGAGGATCTCGAGAAGTACGAGACCGAGATGGAGCTCACTCTCTACCGCGAGTACCGCGACGTGGTCGGCATCTTCAAGTACGTCGTGGAGACCGACCGCCGCTTCTACCTCTGCAACCAGGTCGACGTGAAGGCGCGCACCGAGTCCGGTGACGTGTTCTTCGAGGTGTCGATGACCGACGCCTGGGTGTGGGACATGTACCGCCCGGCGCGCTTCGCCAAGAACGTCAAGGTGCTCACCTTCAAGGACGTCAACGTCGAGGAGCTGAGCCCCCAGGAGATCGACCCGCCCAAGGTCTGACCCCGTCTGACCGGCCCAGATCGCGCCGGCGTGCGTCGGCCCCCGGATCCTGGTCTAGACCAGAAAGACTTGACTCGGGGTTTCCGCAGGGGCGAGGAAGAATGACCTCCGCACGGGGGAAAAGGTTTCGGATTCGGGTCCGCCGACCTCAGGCGTTGACCTACTGTCGGGACGCACAGTGGGGACACGTGTGTTCACGCTCCGCGTGCGCGAGAGGACGGGCGAAGTGCTGAAGGCCAGGTTTAGACGACGCGACGACAACGGTGCGGCGGCGGTCGAGTTTGCCCTGATCATGCCGATCCTGCTGATCCTCCTGTTCGGGATCGTGCAGTACGGCTTCTACTTCTATGCGATGCAGGCCGGTAGCTCGGCGGTCGGCGACGCCGCCCGCAGGGTGGCGGTCGGGAACTGCCAGACCACGGCCCAGGTGCAGACCCTTCTCTACAACAAGCTCGGTGGGGCCACGACGGCCTCGTCCTCGAGCGGTGTGACCACGACCGTCGACTACACCAACACCGACGGCTCGCCCGACACCTCGCCCGGGCACATCGGTGGCAGCGTCCAGGTGACCGCCACCTTCCCGACCCTTAACCTGCGGTTCCCCTTCATCCCGGTGCCGAACAACGGCAACGTCACCCGATCGACGTTCGCCCGGATCGAAGACACCGATGCCACCCAAGGAGCATGTTCGTGATCCGCATCCAGAAGCGCGACGACCGGGGCGCCGTCGCTGTCATGGTGGGCCTGTGCACCGTGCTGCTCCTGACGATGGCGGCCCTCGGGACCGACCTGGGCCAGGCCTGGGCGGCCAAGCGCCAGGTCCAGAGCAATGCCGACCTCGCGACGCTGGCCGGTGCCGGCATCTCCGGTAACGACCTCCCCGCGCCCAGTGCCGGCAAGGTGTGCGGCTACGGCACCGGTGCCCTGGCCACCGACCCGGCCGCGATCGACGTGGCCCGGTACGTCGCCTCCAAGGCCTACTCGCCCAACCTCGCGCCGACGGCCGTGCCGGCGGCCACCGTCACCGCGACCGCGACCACGCTGACCGACTGCAACGTGGGCAACGGCGAGATCTTCTACGGTCAGGCGTCGTACACCAAGGCCACGAACACCTGGACGCTGGCCTACAACAAGAACCAGCTGTCGCTGGTGAGCCCTCCGACGAAGGTGAGCTTCGGGTTCGCCGGACTCCTGGGCGTGAACAGCGTCGACGTGATCGGCCAGTCGACGGTCGAGATCCGCTCGCCGAAGTTCTCCGCGCTGCCGTTCTACGCCTTCAACGGCTGCGACTACGGCCCGCAGACGCTCCAGCAGCCGAACAACGGGCACTCG
This genomic window from Nocardioides cynanchi contains:
- a CDS encoding DUF2469 domain-containing protein — protein: MSAEDLEKYETEMELTLYREYRDVVGIFKYVVETDRRFYLCNQVDVKARTESGDVFFEVSMTDAWVWDMYRPARFAKNVKVLTFKDVNVEELSPQEIDPPKV
- a CDS encoding TadE/TadG family type IV pilus assembly protein — translated: MRERTGEVLKARFRRRDDNGAAAVEFALIMPILLILLFGIVQYGFYFYAMQAGSSAVGDAARRVAVGNCQTTAQVQTLLYNKLGGATTASSSSGVTTTVDYTNTDGSPDTSPGHIGGSVQVTATFPTLNLRFPFIPVPNNGNVTRSTFARIEDTDATQGACS